Proteins encoded by one window of Oreochromis niloticus isolate F11D_XX linkage group LG17, O_niloticus_UMD_NMBU, whole genome shotgun sequence:
- the phyh gene encoding phytanoyl-CoA dioxygenase, peroxisomal, giving the protein MSRPAERLRVIINHLDRPSAGIRAAHTSAQTVSYGHPQRLRYTLDNDLLTPEQRLFYEENGFLLIRNLVSKQDIDRFRREFERICRQEIKVPGLVVMRDVAIAKSEFVPDQRAVSKLQDFQEDPELFRYCSLPEILKYVECFIGPNIMAMHTMLINKPPDAGKKTSRHPMHQDLHYFPFRPVDRIVCAWTAMETVNRQNGCLVVLPGSHKGTLQEHDYPEWEGGVNKMYHGVRDYDPEHPRVHLEMEKGDTVFFHPLLIHGSGMNQTQGFRKAISCHYASGDCYYIDVKGTTQENIEKEVKEIVARKYAVGDEVTFKDTWVIRGRLVQGERISM; this is encoded by the exons ATGTCTCGTCCTGCGGAGAGACTCCGAGTCATTATCAACCATCTTGACAGACCTTCTGCAGGGATT AGAGCTGCACACACGTCTGCTCAAACCGTCAGCTACGGTCACCCACAGAGACTGAG GTATACTTTGGATAATGACCTGCTGACCCCGGAACAGCGGCTCTTCTATGAGGAAAATGGCTTCCTTCTCATCAGAAATCTGGTGTCCAAGCAGGACATCGACAGGTTCAG GAGGGAGTTTGAACGGATCTGTCGACAGGAAATAAAGGTTCCTGGTCTGGTGGTGATGAGGGACGTGGCTATAGCAAAGTCCGAGTTTGTCCCAGATCAGAGAGCTGTCTCAAAGCTGCAGGACTTTCAGGAGGATCCTGAGCTGTTCCGGTACTGCTCTTTACCAGAG ATCCTGAAGTACGTGGAGTGTTTCATTGGACCGAACATCATGGCAATGCACACGATGCTGATCAACAAACCTCCTGATGCAG GTAAGAAGACGTCTCGTCACCCGATGCATCAGGATCTGCATTACTTCCCCTTTCGACCAGTCGATCGGATCGTCTGTGCATGGACGGCTATGGAGACGGTGAACAGGCAGAATGGCTGCCTGGTCGTCCTGCCAGGATCACACAAAGGCACGCTGCAGGAACATGACTATCCTGAGTGGGAG GGTGGGGTGAACAAGATGTACCATGGAGTCCGAGACTATGACCCGGAGCACCCCAGGGTGCACCTAGAAATGGAAAAGGGTGACACAGTCTTCTTCCACCCACTGCTCATCCACGGCTCTGGCATGAACCAGACACAGGGCTTCCGCAAG gcAATCTCTTGCCACTATGCCAGCGGTGATTGCTATTACATTGACGTGAAAGGAACCACACAGGAAAACATAGAGAAAGAGGTGAAAGAGATCGTAGCGAGGAAGTACGCTGTTGGTGATGAAGTCACTTTCAAG